The following proteins come from a genomic window of Miscanthus floridulus cultivar M001 chromosome 2, ASM1932011v1, whole genome shotgun sequence:
- the LOC136527219 gene encoding protein NRT1/ PTR FAMILY 8.3-like isoform X1, with product MGGGSGSGGGRRSRVGAGAAETGVGGPLLPETQSGMSPPPPGGSNGRRHHQQQQQAVSSMESGGDASGAARKRFTWKGPVIVLVFELLESIAFSGVALNLVVYLATVLHGSTAFNAAHVDTWNGTTFIVPVIGAFLADSYWGKYRTILASIVFYLVGLLLLTVSAAIPSLRPATACQMGEPCAPATKTQFSVFFAALYLTSIGTGGVKSALLPFGAEQYDDDADRPERKQAFFSWFFAAINLGIFVAGTLVSWLEQNVSWALGFGIGTACFFVAALAFVAGTPCYRVQMPTGSPLKDIIRVLVAAFRKRNVRMERDDGAAVLLHEDDANGDGEQQRLARTKGLRCLDKAAAIVDKAQEGEWSLCTVSEVEGVKILVRMLPIWVTCVLYAASLGQMTTTFIQQGMAMDTRLGGRFKVPVASLVSVEVVFMLLWVVLHDAAIIPAARWLTGRPGGLTQLQRMGVGRFLVVLALGTAALVERRRLRAIHGGSGPMSIAWQVPQFVLVAGSDVFCGIAQLEFFYGEAPAAMRSICSAFSFLALSLGFYVNSLVVTLVAAVTKRPGWLAPDLNAGHLDYYFWLWTIISVANLLLYMVLAARYTPKQVAAAVEPMRSSSSDE from the exons ATGGGCGGCGGTAGCGGTAGCGGTGGCGGCAGGAGGAGCCGTGTGGGCGCGGGTGCGGCCGAGACCGGGGTCGGCGGCCCCCTGCTTCCGGAGACGCAG AGCGGCATGTCTCCCCCTCCCCCTGGCGGCTCCaatggccgccgccaccaccagcagcagcagcaggcggttTCGTCCATGGAATCCGGCGGCGACGCGTCGGGGGCGGCGAGGAAGCGCTTCACCTGGAAGGGCCCGGTAATAGTCCTAG TCTTCGAGCTGCTGGAGAGCATCGCCTTCTCGGGCGTGGCGCTCAACCTGGTGGTGTACCTGGCCACGGTGCTGCACGGGAGCACCGCCTTCAACGCCGCCCATGTCGACACCTGGAacggcaccaccttcatcgtccCCGTCATCGGCGCCTTCCTCGCCGACAGCTACTGGGGCAAGTACAGgaccatcctcgcctccatcgTCTTCTACCTCGTG GGGCTGTTGCTCCTCACCGTGTCCGCCGCGATCCCGTCGCTGCGGCCCGCCACGGCGTGCCAGATGGGGGAGCCCTGCGCGCCGGCGACCAAGACGCAGTTCTCCGTCTTCTTCGCCGCGCTCTACCTCACCTCCATCGGCACGGGAGGGGTCAAGTCCGCGCTGCTCCCCTTCGGGGCCGAGCAGTACGACGACGACGCCGACCGGCCGGAGCGGAAGCAGGCCTTCTTCAGCTGGTTCTTCGCCGCCATCAACCTGGGCATCTTCGTCGCCGGCACGCTCGTGTCGTGGCTGGAGCAGAACGTGTCGTGGGCGCTCGGCTTCGGCATCGGCACGGCCTGCTTCTTCGTGGCCGCGCTCGCCTTCGTGGCGGGCACGCCCTGCTACAGGGTGCAGATGCCGACGGGCAGCCCGCTCAAGGACATCATCAGGGTGCTCGTCGCCGCCTTCAGGAAGCGCAACGTGAGGATGGAAAGGGACGACGGCGCTGCGGTGCTGCTGCACGAAGATGAcgccaacggcgacggcgagcagCAGCGGCTGGCGCGCACCAAGGGCCTGCGGTGCCTTGACAAGGCTGCCGCGATCGTCGACAAGGCGCAGGAGGGCGAATGGTCTCTGTGCACGGTGAGCGAGGTGGAGGGCGTCAAGATCCTGGTGCGGATGCTGCCCATCTGGGTGACGTGCGTGCTGTACGCGGCGTCGCTGGGGCAGATGACCACCACCTTCATCCAGCAGGGGATGGCCATGGACACGCGGCTGGGCGGGCGGTTCAAGGTGCCCGTGGCGTCGCTGGTGTCCGTGGAGGTGGTGTTCATGCTCCTGTGGGTGGTGCTGCACGACGCCGCCATCATCCCGGCGGCGCGGTGGCTGACGGGGCGCCCCGGCGGGCTGACGCAGCTGCAGCGCATGGGCGTGGGGCGGTTCCTGGTGGTGCTGGCCCTGGGGACGGCCGCGCTCGTCGAGAGGCGCCGGCTCCGGGCCATCCACGGCGGGAGTGGGCCGATGAGCATCGCGTGGCAGGTGCCGCAGTTCGTGCTGGTGGCGGGCTCCGACGTCTTCTGCGGGATCGCGCAGCTGGAGTTCTTCTACGGGGAGGCCCCCGCCGCGATGCGCAGCATCtgctcggccttctccttcttgGCGCTGTCGCTGGGGTTCTACGTCAACTCGCTGGTGGTGACGCTGGTGGCGGCCGTGACGAAGCGACCCGGGTGGCTGGCGCCGGACCTCAACGCCGGCCACCTGGACTACTACTTCTGGCTCTGGACCATCATCAGCGTCGCCAACCTGCTGCTCTACATGGTGCTCGCCGCCCGGTACACGCCTAAGCAGGTCGCCGCGGCCGTGGAGCCGATGCGTTCCAGCAGCAGCGACGAATGA
- the LOC136527219 gene encoding protein NRT1/ PTR FAMILY 8.3-like isoform X2, whose protein sequence is MSPPPPGGSNGRRHHQQQQQAVSSMESGGDASGAARKRFTWKGPVIVLVFELLESIAFSGVALNLVVYLATVLHGSTAFNAAHVDTWNGTTFIVPVIGAFLADSYWGKYRTILASIVFYLVGLLLLTVSAAIPSLRPATACQMGEPCAPATKTQFSVFFAALYLTSIGTGGVKSALLPFGAEQYDDDADRPERKQAFFSWFFAAINLGIFVAGTLVSWLEQNVSWALGFGIGTACFFVAALAFVAGTPCYRVQMPTGSPLKDIIRVLVAAFRKRNVRMERDDGAAVLLHEDDANGDGEQQRLARTKGLRCLDKAAAIVDKAQEGEWSLCTVSEVEGVKILVRMLPIWVTCVLYAASLGQMTTTFIQQGMAMDTRLGGRFKVPVASLVSVEVVFMLLWVVLHDAAIIPAARWLTGRPGGLTQLQRMGVGRFLVVLALGTAALVERRRLRAIHGGSGPMSIAWQVPQFVLVAGSDVFCGIAQLEFFYGEAPAAMRSICSAFSFLALSLGFYVNSLVVTLVAAVTKRPGWLAPDLNAGHLDYYFWLWTIISVANLLLYMVLAARYTPKQVAAAVEPMRSSSSDE, encoded by the exons ATGTCTCCCCCTCCCCCTGGCGGCTCCaatggccgccgccaccaccagcagcagcagcaggcggttTCGTCCATGGAATCCGGCGGCGACGCGTCGGGGGCGGCGAGGAAGCGCTTCACCTGGAAGGGCCCGGTAATAGTCCTAG TCTTCGAGCTGCTGGAGAGCATCGCCTTCTCGGGCGTGGCGCTCAACCTGGTGGTGTACCTGGCCACGGTGCTGCACGGGAGCACCGCCTTCAACGCCGCCCATGTCGACACCTGGAacggcaccaccttcatcgtccCCGTCATCGGCGCCTTCCTCGCCGACAGCTACTGGGGCAAGTACAGgaccatcctcgcctccatcgTCTTCTACCTCGTG GGGCTGTTGCTCCTCACCGTGTCCGCCGCGATCCCGTCGCTGCGGCCCGCCACGGCGTGCCAGATGGGGGAGCCCTGCGCGCCGGCGACCAAGACGCAGTTCTCCGTCTTCTTCGCCGCGCTCTACCTCACCTCCATCGGCACGGGAGGGGTCAAGTCCGCGCTGCTCCCCTTCGGGGCCGAGCAGTACGACGACGACGCCGACCGGCCGGAGCGGAAGCAGGCCTTCTTCAGCTGGTTCTTCGCCGCCATCAACCTGGGCATCTTCGTCGCCGGCACGCTCGTGTCGTGGCTGGAGCAGAACGTGTCGTGGGCGCTCGGCTTCGGCATCGGCACGGCCTGCTTCTTCGTGGCCGCGCTCGCCTTCGTGGCGGGCACGCCCTGCTACAGGGTGCAGATGCCGACGGGCAGCCCGCTCAAGGACATCATCAGGGTGCTCGTCGCCGCCTTCAGGAAGCGCAACGTGAGGATGGAAAGGGACGACGGCGCTGCGGTGCTGCTGCACGAAGATGAcgccaacggcgacggcgagcagCAGCGGCTGGCGCGCACCAAGGGCCTGCGGTGCCTTGACAAGGCTGCCGCGATCGTCGACAAGGCGCAGGAGGGCGAATGGTCTCTGTGCACGGTGAGCGAGGTGGAGGGCGTCAAGATCCTGGTGCGGATGCTGCCCATCTGGGTGACGTGCGTGCTGTACGCGGCGTCGCTGGGGCAGATGACCACCACCTTCATCCAGCAGGGGATGGCCATGGACACGCGGCTGGGCGGGCGGTTCAAGGTGCCCGTGGCGTCGCTGGTGTCCGTGGAGGTGGTGTTCATGCTCCTGTGGGTGGTGCTGCACGACGCCGCCATCATCCCGGCGGCGCGGTGGCTGACGGGGCGCCCCGGCGGGCTGACGCAGCTGCAGCGCATGGGCGTGGGGCGGTTCCTGGTGGTGCTGGCCCTGGGGACGGCCGCGCTCGTCGAGAGGCGCCGGCTCCGGGCCATCCACGGCGGGAGTGGGCCGATGAGCATCGCGTGGCAGGTGCCGCAGTTCGTGCTGGTGGCGGGCTCCGACGTCTTCTGCGGGATCGCGCAGCTGGAGTTCTTCTACGGGGAGGCCCCCGCCGCGATGCGCAGCATCtgctcggccttctccttcttgGCGCTGTCGCTGGGGTTCTACGTCAACTCGCTGGTGGTGACGCTGGTGGCGGCCGTGACGAAGCGACCCGGGTGGCTGGCGCCGGACCTCAACGCCGGCCACCTGGACTACTACTTCTGGCTCTGGACCATCATCAGCGTCGCCAACCTGCTGCTCTACATGGTGCTCGCCGCCCGGTACACGCCTAAGCAGGTCGCCGCGGCCGTGGAGCCGATGCGTTCCAGCAGCAGCGACGAATGA
- the LOC136527246 gene encoding ADP-ribosylation factor-like, whose protein sequence is MGQAFRKLFDAFFGNKEMRVVMLGLDAAGKTTILYKLHIGEVLSTVPTIGFNVEKVQYKNVVFTVWDVGGQEKLRPLWRHYFNNTDALIYVVDSLDRERIGRARAEFQAIINDPFMLNSVLLVFANKQDMRGAMTPMEVCEGLGLYDLTNRIWHIQGTCALKGDGLYEGLDWLATTLDEMRASGRITSASSSAS, encoded by the exons ATGGGGCAGGCCTTCCGAAAGCTCTTCGATGCCTTCTTCGGCAACAAGGAGATGCGG GTGGTGATGCTTGGGTTGGATGCAGCTGGGAAAACCACCATACTCTATAAGCTTCACATTGGTGAAGTTCTCTCCACTGTCCCTACCATAG GTTTCAATGTTGAGAAGGTTCAGTACAAGAATGTAGTATTCACTGTGTGGGATGTTGGTGGCCAGGAGAAGCTCAGGCCCTTGTGGAGGCACTACTTCAACAACACCGATGCTCTG ATTTACGTGGTTGATTCACTGGATAGAGAGAGAATTGGGAGAGCCAGGGCAGAATTTCAG GCTATAATCAATGACCCTTTTATGCTTAACAGTGTGCTGTTGGTGTTTGCTAACAAGCAAGACATG AGGGGAGCAATGACTCCGATGGAAGTGTGTGAGGGTCTTGGGCTGTATGACCTGACGAACCGCATCTGGCACATCCAGGGCACCTGCGCTTTGAAAGGCGATGGCCTGTATGAAGGGTTGGACTGGCTAGCGACCACTCTGGACGAAATGCGTGCTTCTGGACGGATAACCTCAGCATCATCATCGGCATCCTGA
- the LOC136527253 gene encoding uncharacterized protein, which produces MRPAAASTGGFCLVLPAAHRPPPCLPSSSSRRGVRIRAAEAAAPAGGGGALLGRPLEDVYKVRVERGEVARARVEALRVMETWSSWRTGGRCRMPWDWQVDQLVYVVSGEVKVIPAGAVHGDDYMHFVAGDLVRYPRWFEADLYFDGPYEERYRFLAYGDDN; this is translated from the coding sequence ATGAGGCCCGCCGCCGCCAGCACCGGTGGGTTCTGTCTCGTGCTCCCCGCGGCGCACAGGCCTCCTCCTTGTCTTCCTAGCAGCAGTAGCCGAAGAGGAGTAAGAATACGAGCGGCGGAGGCAGCAGCtccagcaggcggcggcggcgcgctgcTGGGGCGTCCCCTGGAGGACGTGTACAAGGTGCGCGTGGAGCGCGGCGAGGTAGCGCGGGCGCGGGTGGAGGCGCTGCGGGTCATGGAGACGTGGTCGTCGTGGCGCACGGGCGGCCGGTGCCGGATGCCGTGGGACTGGCAGGTGGACCAGCTCGTGTACGTCGTGTCCGGGGAGGTGAAGGTCATCCCCGCCGGCGCCGTCCACGGCGACGACTACATGCACTTCGTGGCCGGGGATCTGGTCAGGTACCCGCGCTGGTTCGAGGCCGACCTCTACTTCGACGGCCCGTACGAGGAGCGCTACCGGTTCCTCGCCTACGGAGACGACAACTAG